The following proteins are encoded in a genomic region of Ptychodera flava strain L36383 chromosome 23 unlocalized genomic scaffold, AS_Pfla_20210202 Scaffold_24__1_contigs__length_23054250_pilon, whole genome shotgun sequence:
- the LOC139124939 gene encoding uncharacterized protein — MEMANSSYRAMRELFEPRTEDEILHFGVDWDGPLPEDTTEDTVEVPQVRCPLEDDELEDLISAIDPVQEDDIYGISVYQDVIDFVNTVFENRQ; from the exons ATGGAAATGGCTAACTCAAGTTACAGAGCAATGAGGGAACTGTTTGAACCAAGAACTGAG GACGAGATTCTTCACTTTGGTGTTGACTGGGATGGACCTCTTCCTGAGGATACAACAGAGGACACAGTTGAGGTTCCCCAAGTCCGTTGCCCTTTAGAAGATGATGAATTGGAAGATCTGATCAGTGCCATTGACCCAGTACAGGAGGATGACATCTATGGTATTTCAGTGTACCAAGATGTTATAGACTTTGTCAATacagtttttgaaaacagaCAGTGA